GAACGGACCTGCCGTCGGTGCCGGCCTCTCTCTGGCCATCGCCTGCGAGATACGGATCGCCGCGGAAGGCGCCCGCTTAGTGCCTGCCTGGGTAGCGCGAGGCATCCCGCCGGATGTAGGAACCACGTGGCTCCTGCCGCGCATCGTCGGTCCGGCCCGTGCCGCTGAGATCGTCTACACCGCCAGACCCATTGAGCCGAAGGATGCTCTGGCGATGGGCCTCTACAACAGGGTCGTCCCCGCCGATCAGCTAGCCGCCACTGTGGCCGACCTCGCGGGAGCTATAGCTGCCAATCCGCCTGTAGCCGTTGAGTTCGCGAAGCGGGCTATGCAGCGCGCCGCTGCCACCTCTTTAGCCGAGGCAGTGGACTACGAGACCTACATCCAGAGGGTCTCCTTTGACACCGCAGACTACAAAGAGGCCATTGCC
The nucleotide sequence above comes from Chloroflexota bacterium. Encoded proteins:
- a CDS encoding enoyl-CoA hydratase, whose amino-acid sequence is MDYQYLLYEVKSGVATITLNRPEKLNALLEEMQPELVDALKQAAKDDNVRVLVLTGAGRAFCVGIDVGRLEQQAAGGSIFKLKKVTAPAGYFVLDLVNFPKPTIAAVNGPAVGAGLSLAIACEIRIAAEGARLVPAWVARGIPPDVGTTWLLPRIVGPARAAEIVYTARPIEPKDALAMGLYNRVVPADQLAATVADLAGAIAANPPVAVEFAKRAMQRAAATSLAEAVDYETYIQRVSFDTADYKEAIAAFLQKRPPSFKGL